One Hyphomicrobium sp. CS1GBMeth3 DNA segment encodes these proteins:
- a CDS encoding RNA methyltransferase: MSAVTTPTRDVEIADQAGTRVPVVAGTGMPVARLVHACHEKTIDEGLAAVGAAAIDRAALDRILTYCAELRCESDAATCPGCKRRTEVQGIASLDDFIARHREIVVGDGAVRLLGQGTETISTPALAALEKTWSGENYWFWARRVLRKLRHGIRRAHIAGEAAAPPGETPSVILVEPQLADNIGMVARAMANFGLDDLRLVAPRDGWPNEKARIAASGANFVIDDAAAYPSLDAALGDLTYVVATTARQRPLKKPVLTPEEAISELSQRIARGVRCGILFGRERNGLETSEIANADALILIPVNSRFASLNLAQAVLLLGYTWMRESGKGTLGRVTTYESPVTSGLNLDGDALANKEDLFGFFDHLESELERLGFFKPIEKRPSVVQNLRTMFTRMTLTRQEVRTLRGIVATLAHGKGAGRKSST, encoded by the coding sequence ATGTCCGCCGTGACCACACCCACCCGAGACGTCGAGATCGCCGATCAGGCGGGCACACGCGTGCCCGTCGTCGCCGGCACCGGCATGCCGGTGGCCAGGCTCGTGCACGCCTGCCACGAGAAGACAATCGACGAGGGGCTTGCCGCCGTCGGCGCCGCCGCCATCGACCGCGCCGCTCTCGACCGCATCCTGACCTATTGCGCGGAGCTGCGCTGCGAATCCGACGCCGCGACCTGCCCCGGTTGCAAGCGCCGCACGGAGGTGCAGGGCATCGCGTCGCTCGACGACTTCATCGCGCGCCATCGCGAGATCGTGGTCGGCGACGGCGCCGTGCGCCTGCTGGGCCAGGGCACGGAGACCATATCCACCCCGGCGCTCGCCGCGCTGGAAAAGACCTGGTCGGGCGAGAACTATTGGTTCTGGGCGCGTCGCGTATTGCGCAAGCTGCGCCACGGCATCCGCCGCGCCCACATCGCGGGCGAGGCTGCCGCCCCGCCGGGGGAAACGCCGTCCGTGATCCTGGTCGAGCCCCAGCTTGCCGACAACATCGGCATGGTGGCGCGCGCCATGGCCAACTTCGGGCTTGACGACCTGCGCCTCGTGGCCCCGCGCGACGGCTGGCCCAACGAGAAGGCGAGGATCGCGGCCTCCGGCGCCAACTTCGTCATCGACGACGCGGCCGCCTATCCGTCCCTCGACGCCGCGCTCGGGGATCTTACGTACGTCGTCGCCACGACCGCCCGTCAGCGCCCGCTGAAGAAGCCAGTCCTGACGCCGGAGGAGGCAATTTCCGAGCTGAGCCAGCGCATCGCGCGCGGTGTGCGCTGCGGTATCCTCTTTGGGCGCGAGCGCAACGGCCTCGAGACCAGCGAGATCGCGAACGCCGACGCCTTGATCCTGATTCCGGTTAACTCGCGCTTCGCCTCCCTTAACCTTGCCCAGGCGGTGCTGTTGCTGGGCTACACGTGGATGCGGGAAAGCGGCAAAGGAACGCTTGGCCGCGTAACTACTTACGAGAGCCCGGTTACGAGCGGTCTCAATCTTGACGGGGACGCTTTGGCGAACAAGGAAGACCTGTTCGGATTTTTCGATCACCTCGAATCCGAGCTCGAACGTCTCGGTTTCTTCAAACCGATCGAGAAACGCCCTTCTGTGGTCCAAAACTTGAGGACTATGTTTACGCGCATGACCCTCACCCGGCAGGAGGTGCGAACCCTTCGTGGTATTGTTGCCACGCTCGCCCATGGCAAAGGGGCAGGCCGGAAGTCGTCCACATAG
- the rpsD gene encoding 30S ribosomal protein S4 produces MTKRIRAKHKIDRRLSENVWGRPKSPLNKRQSRPGQHGERRVSKLSDFGQQLRAKQKLKGYYANLSERQFHRLYVEASRAKGSTSEHLIGLLERRLDALIYRAKFVPTVFAARQFVSHGHVTVNGRRVTIPSYRLRINDVVEVREKARQLPLVLEALKSAERDIPDYLDVDQNKLSAKLTRVPALSDVPYPVTMEPNLVVEFYSR; encoded by the coding sequence ATGACCAAGCGCATCCGCGCTAAGCACAAGATCGACCGCCGCCTCAGCGAAAACGTCTGGGGCCGCCCGAAGAGCCCGCTCAACAAGCGCCAGAGCCGTCCCGGCCAGCACGGCGAGCGCCGCGTCTCGAAGCTGTCGGACTTCGGCCAGCAGCTCCGCGCCAAGCAGAAGCTCAAGGGCTACTACGCAAATCTGTCCGAGCGTCAGTTCCACCGCCTCTACGTAGAGGCCAGCCGCGCCAAGGGCTCGACCTCCGAGCACCTGATCGGCCTGCTGGAGCGCCGTCTCGACGCGCTCATCTACCGCGCCAAGTTCGTGCCGACCGTGTTCGCTGCCCGCCAGTTCGTCTCGCACGGCCACGTGACGGTGAACGGTCGCCGCGTGACCATTCCGAGCTACCGTCTGCGTATCAACGACGTGGTCGAGGTGCGTGAGAAGGCCCGCCAGCTTCCGCTGGTTCTCGAGGCCCTGAAAAGCGCCGAGCGCGACATCCCGGATTACCTCGATGTCGACCAGAACAAGCTCAGCGCCAAGCTGACCCGCGTCCCGGCTCTGTCGGACGTGCCCTATCCGGTGACCATGGAGCCGAACCTGGTGGTCGAGTTCTACTCGCGCTAA
- a CDS encoding DUF924 family protein → MQQRDVPPPASDAAAVVTFWRQAGPDRWFAKDEAFDRRFRAHCLDLHEAAARGELTSWLAEPESALALVLLLDQFPRNCFRDTPRMFATDAAARAAATTAIAAGHDRTVDPELRAFFYLPFEHSEDLADQERSVALAQPLSEEYRSYAELHRDIIRRFGRFPHRNAILGRETTPEELRFLDDGGFAG, encoded by the coding sequence ATGCAGCAGCGCGATGTCCCCCCACCCGCCTCGGACGCCGCGGCTGTCGTCACGTTCTGGCGGCAAGCCGGGCCGGACCGCTGGTTCGCCAAGGATGAAGCCTTCGACAGGCGATTTCGCGCGCATTGCCTGGACTTGCACGAGGCTGCGGCACGCGGAGAGCTTACGTCCTGGCTCGCCGAGCCGGAAAGCGCGCTCGCCCTCGTGCTGCTGCTCGACCAGTTTCCACGCAACTGTTTCCGGGACACGCCGCGCATGTTCGCGACGGACGCGGCAGCCCGCGCGGCTGCGACAACGGCCATCGCGGCGGGCCACGACCGGACGGTCGATCCCGAGCTGCGCGCCTTTTTCTACCTGCCGTTCGAGCATTCCGAGGATCTCGCCGATCAGGAGCGTTCCGTCGCTCTGGCGCAACCGCTCAGCGAGGAATACCGCTCGTATGCCGAGTTGCATCGCGACATCATCCGGCGCTTCGGGCGCTTCCCCCACCGCAACGCCATCCTTGGCAGAGAAACGACGCCAGAGGAGCTGCGTTTCCTCGATGACGGCGGCTTCGCCGGATGA